TACAGCCCAGGGTGGCGGGTACAATGCCGAAGGTCTGGCACGCAGGGAATTGAAAGGGCAAATCACGATACCAACTCCTTCGGGAAGAGACACAACTTATACCATGACACAGGAGTATTTTGTTGTGAAGCCGTCTTATCAGATCGAGACAGGTACTTTACCCCCGTTGTATCTGGGTTGTGCTAACAAATTAAGCATTCAGAGCCCTGCCTTAGGAGCTTTGTGGGCACCAAGTTTTTCTACTGATGGTGGTGAAATTATCCCCAGCGGTGCGAAGGGTAAATTTACGATCGTACCATCGAAGGCGCAGTTGAACATTACAGTAAGCAATGCGGGCAATGTATTGGGTACGGAACCATTCAGAGTGAACCGGGTACCTAAGCCTTCCATTGAAGTAAGAGTGAATGGTGCAACTTTTGATGAGCGACGAGGAGCTCCTGCTGCCGGTACGAGGAGTCTTCAGGTATTGGCTATCCCTGATGAAAGTTTTAAAAACTTCTCTCCTGAGGATGCTAAGTTCCGGGTGTCACAGATTGAGGTTTCACTGGCAAGAGGGAACAGGCGGATTGCAGGGGTAACACTGAATGGAGGTGGAGGGTCAATTTCTTCACTTGCACAGCAGGCCCAGCCCAATGACCGTTACGTGATTACCATTTTGAAGGTTGAAAGACAGAATTTCAAAGGTGCGATCAACGATGTAGAAATGGGAACTCAAATTCGCCAGATCACTTTGTACTAAAATATACTTTTAGTCGTTGCTAAGGCAATAAAACTATATGCTTGATATGAGAAAAATGAATGGTAAAACAATCGCTTGGTCGTTATTATCCTTTTCACTTGGGACTGGCTCGGTTTTTGCCCAGGAGAAGTTGGATTCTACGGTGAACCAGTTTTCGTCGCGTCCGATTAGTGACGGTGATATTATGATGAAGCGAACGCTTTGGAGAAGAGTGGACCTGAAGGAGAAGCAGAACGTTGCCATGTTTTCCAAAAATAATGAGATCACCCGTTATTTGTTGGAAGCAGCCAAAGCGGGGTTGATAGAAGCATATACGAATGATTCCTGTGCCACTCCTTTGACGAAGGAGGAGCTACACAAAAGAATTGTAATCCCTAATCAGACGGCAGGTTTGTCGGCCGAGGAAGTTGCAGCCGGGTTTGGTGCTGCTCCTGCTGCCAACAATGCGGATGGCTGGGGTGATCAAAAACCAAAGACAGATCCAAGCAAACAGGCTAACGCCGCTGGTGACGGTTGGGATACCCCTAAAAAGGACACTAAAAAGGAGGTAGCTGTGGAGGATGATGGCTGGGGACCCCCGAAGAAGAAAAGCAAAAAAGGTTCTAAAAAAACGGAGGTTCCCAAAGAGGAGCCAGTCGTAGAAAAGCCTAAGGTTGACACTACCACTTTTAACACTGCGGTGGCCGTAACAGAAGAGGAGTATTTCCCTGATCAGCTGTCCATTCTGGAGGTTAAGGAAGACTGGGTTTTTGACAGAAAAAGATCAAGACAGTATAACGATATTCAGACACTGTCCATCATTCTGCCTTCGGAGCAGACAGCAACAGGTCTGGAATTGCCGGTAGCTTCTTTCCGATATAAGGATGTGGAGAGGCTTTTCAGAAGTGATCCTAAGAAGTATATCTGGTATAACTCCCGTAATACAGCCCAGAACAAAAATCTTGCTGATGCTTTTGATTTAAGGTTGTTTTACGGAAGGATCGTAAAATACAGCAATGCAAATGACAAGGCATTTCTGGACATCTACGGTGGTGAAAAGGAAGCTTTAACGAAATCATTGAATTACGAACAGGAGCTCATGGAGCTGGAACACGGCCTTTGGGAGTACTGATCAGTAGGATAGCGTAAGAAACGAATATGGAAGAAAAGAGGGACCAGTGATGATCCCTCTTTTCTTTGTTGCCCAGGCGAAGGGTGATGGAGCTAAAAATCTTAAAAACCTTCTTCGTTCGGATACCGAGGGGACATGGCACGAAAGGTGCCGGACATATATATGAGATTTTCTACCTGATCATAAGCCTTCCGGAAAATGAATGAGCTATACCCCTGACTGATCAGCATCAGGAAAATATCCTTCAGTATAAGAAGTTCGTCGGTATGCTGTGAAAAATCCTCCACTACAAACATTTGAAATCCCCGGTCACCGGGGGTGGCAAAGTAGAGCACAAGATGAAGATTGTCTTTATGAAAGAACTTAATGGCCTGGTCGGACTCATAACCGGATGGCATTTCATGATGGTCGGTAAGCAAGTCAATTATGATGACCTCGTCCCGGGTCATATACATGTGCTCGGTAAGATAATTGGTTGCTGATTCCATTGATGCCAAGGTTAAATTATCTGCGCCTGTTCCACTCAACGGTTCTGTAACCAATGAGTAAATCGGATCTTCCGGCAGGTGGACGGTAGTATACCAGAATATCAAAATCGTTTTCAGTAGTGGCATAATTTCCTTCTACATA
This portion of the Dyadobacter sp. CECT 9275 genome encodes:
- the porN gene encoding type IX secretion system ring subunit PorN/GldN, producing MLDMRKMNGKTIAWSLLSFSLGTGSVFAQEKLDSTVNQFSSRPISDGDIMMKRTLWRRVDLKEKQNVAMFSKNNEITRYLLEAAKAGLIEAYTNDSCATPLTKEELHKRIVIPNQTAGLSAEEVAAGFGAAPAANNADGWGDQKPKTDPSKQANAAGDGWDTPKKDTKKEVAVEDDGWGPPKKKSKKGSKKTEVPKEEPVVEKPKVDTTTFNTAVAVTEEEYFPDQLSILEVKEDWVFDRKRSRQYNDIQTLSIILPSEQTATGLELPVASFRYKDVERLFRSDPKKYIWYNSRNTAQNKNLADAFDLRLFYGRIVKYSNANDKAFLDIYGGEKEALTKSLNYEQELMELEHGLWEY